The following are encoded together in the Candidatus Methylomirabilis oxygeniifera genome:
- a CDS encoding protein of unknown function (Evidence 5 : No homology to any previously reported sequences): MCPPIRMSITLIIALIRRYRLFRHTAFHNHQFITTLWVVITTFLLKETLARSLAAQFPFLSKATQPPG; the protein is encoded by the coding sequence TTGTGTCCTCCAATCCGCATGAGTATCACATTGATTATCGCGTTGATTCGACGTTATCGCCTTTTTCGCCACACGGCTTTTCACAATCATCAGTTTATTACCACATTGTGGGTCGTGATTACCACGTTTCTCCTAAAAGAGACTCTGGCCCGTTCCCTTGCAGCTCAGTTCCCTTTTCTCTCAAAGGCAACCCAACCTCCAGGGTGA
- the glyQ gene encoding glycine tRNA synthetase, alpha subunit (Evidence 2b : Function of strongly homologous gene; Product type e : enzyme) produces the protein MKSSAGQVMTFQELILALQRFYAEQGCVIQQPYDVEVGAGTMNPATFLRVLGPEPWNVAYVESTRRPADGRYGENPNRLQHYYQYQVIMKPSPDNIQEIYLDSLRSLGIDPLKHDIRFVEDDWESPTLGAWGLGWEVWLDGLEITQFTYFQQAGGVDLKPISAELTYGIERIAMFLQGVDSVYDLTWVKGVTYGDIHHKSEVEWSIHNFEEADVALQFQLFDQYEREGLRLIEKGLVLPAYDYCLKSSHTFNLLDARGAIGVTERTSFIGRVRNLARRCAEAYLKQREEVGFPLMKAWQP, from the coding sequence GTGAAAAGCTCAGCAGGACAGGTGATGACGTTCCAGGAATTGATCCTCGCATTGCAGCGGTTTTATGCGGAGCAGGGTTGCGTCATTCAGCAGCCGTACGACGTAGAAGTGGGCGCGGGGACGATGAATCCGGCGACCTTTCTGCGTGTACTCGGCCCTGAGCCGTGGAATGTCGCCTATGTCGAGTCGACCCGGCGCCCCGCTGATGGACGGTATGGGGAAAACCCGAATCGCCTCCAGCACTACTACCAGTACCAGGTCATCATGAAGCCATCTCCTGACAACATTCAGGAGATCTACCTGGACAGCCTTCGGAGCCTTGGGATCGACCCGCTCAAGCACGATATCCGTTTCGTAGAGGACGACTGGGAGTCGCCGACCCTTGGCGCCTGGGGTCTCGGTTGGGAGGTCTGGCTGGACGGCTTGGAGATTACCCAGTTCACTTACTTCCAGCAGGCTGGAGGCGTCGACCTGAAGCCGATCTCTGCAGAGTTGACCTATGGGATCGAGCGGATCGCCATGTTCCTGCAGGGAGTGGACAGCGTCTACGACCTGACGTGGGTCAAGGGCGTGACCTACGGCGATATCCATCATAAGAGTGAGGTGGAGTGGTCGATCCACAACTTTGAGGAAGCCGATGTGGCGCTTCAGTTTCAGCTTTTCGACCAGTATGAACGGGAAGGACTCCGCCTGATCGAGAAAGGACTGGTGCTGCCGGCATACGACTACTGCCTCAAGTCCTCTCACACGTTTAACCTCCTGGACGCCAGAGGCGCCATAGGTGTCACTGAGCGGACCAGTTTCATCGGTCGCGTCAGAAACCTCGCTCGCCGCTGCGCGGAAGCCTATCTGAAGCAGCGTGAGGAGGTCGGCTTCCCACTCATGAAGGCGTGGCAGCCCTAA
- a CDS encoding exported protein of unknown function (Evidence 5 : No homology to any previously reported sequences): MISGLRRIPAYIWLAMFAILSPAISWAEILPQEAVTLGRETELIAVRTLAFAGTEGPPAAASGQKPTFHPEEGFQSGTWHLGVKTGGTDTVKIFAGRHPDVQFVPVFFQIGYTVTDVHGPFPVRGSLEVIFEPTLLITTNPETEVGGGASLLFRYNFVTGTRWVPFFEVGIGILDADLNVPRDLNSRLNFTILGGPGINYFLTDNLAILGQVGLHHISNAGRKSPNVGVNSVMGLLGVSYYF; the protein is encoded by the coding sequence ATGATCAGCGGATTGAGGCGGATACCGGCGTATATCTGGCTGGCTATGTTCGCAATCCTGTCACCTGCCATATCATGGGCTGAGATCCTCCCTCAAGAGGCAGTGACGCTGGGGCGAGAGACTGAACTCATTGCGGTCCGCACCCTCGCTTTCGCCGGCACAGAGGGCCCACCGGCAGCGGCAAGCGGGCAAAAACCAACCTTCCACCCCGAAGAAGGATTCCAATCGGGAACGTGGCATTTGGGCGTCAAGACCGGCGGTACCGACACTGTCAAGATTTTTGCGGGTAGGCACCCCGATGTTCAATTTGTCCCGGTCTTCTTCCAGATCGGCTATACGGTCACCGATGTCCATGGCCCGTTCCCGGTTCGCGGGAGCCTGGAAGTCATCTTTGAGCCGACCCTCCTCATCACAACAAACCCGGAAACAGAGGTTGGAGGGGGCGCAAGCCTCCTCTTCCGCTATAATTTCGTAACGGGCACTCGGTGGGTGCCGTTCTTCGAGGTCGGCATCGGTATCCTCGACGCGGATCTGAACGTCCCACGGGACCTCAACAGCCGGCTCAACTTTACCATTCTGGGCGGACCTGGAATCAATTACTTCCTGACCGATAACCTGGCTATTCTGGGACAAGTTGGTTTACACCATATCTCGAATGCCGGCCGCAAAAGCCCGAACGTCGGCGTCAATTCGGTCATGGGTCTGCTGGGGGTCTCGTACTATTTCTAG
- the glpX gene encoding fructose 1,6-bisphosphatase II (Evidence 2b : Function of strongly homologous gene; Product type e : enzyme), which yields MTELMDRNLALELSRVTEAAALAAARLMGRRDRDAADQAAVDAMRYALSSFEIDGTVVIGEEQKGQASLLQVGERVGTGSAPALDVAVDPVDGVTLLANGRPGAISVAALADRNTLFSTQLAYMDKIVVGPRAAGAININAPVKENLQRIAQAEGREVDDLTVVILDRPRHERLIKEVKEAGARIKLISEGDVAPGVMAAMEEDTGIDVLMGTGGSPEAVLIACALKCLGGQMQCRFWPRDEQERQILEAEGHDLDRILTADDLCKGSNVFVAITGITDGELLRGVRYTGGYARTTSLMMRSVSGGIRWMEARHDLKRLKEIAGTRYEGVKHKQIHH from the coding sequence ATGACCGAGCTAATGGATCGGAACCTGGCTCTCGAGCTCAGCAGGGTCACAGAGGCTGCCGCTTTGGCGGCGGCTCGACTGATGGGCAGACGCGACCGTGACGCCGCTGATCAGGCCGCCGTTGACGCGATGCGCTATGCCTTGAGCTCGTTCGAGATCGACGGTACGGTGGTGATTGGTGAGGAGCAGAAAGGTCAGGCCTCCCTGCTGCAGGTGGGAGAGCGGGTCGGCACAGGCTCCGCTCCGGCTCTTGATGTCGCCGTAGATCCGGTTGACGGGGTCACGCTCCTCGCCAACGGCCGACCGGGCGCGATCTCTGTGGCTGCGCTTGCCGATCGGAATACGCTGTTTTCCACGCAGCTTGCCTACATGGATAAGATTGTTGTCGGGCCTCGGGCCGCCGGCGCCATCAACATCAACGCGCCCGTCAAAGAGAATCTGCAACGGATTGCTCAGGCTGAGGGCCGGGAGGTTGATGACCTGACGGTGGTCATACTTGACCGACCACGCCACGAGCGCCTCATTAAAGAGGTGAAAGAGGCTGGAGCCCGGATCAAACTGATCAGTGAGGGGGACGTTGCCCCAGGCGTGATGGCGGCAATGGAGGAAGACACGGGGATCGATGTGCTTATGGGAACCGGGGGTTCTCCGGAGGCGGTACTCATTGCCTGCGCGTTGAAGTGTCTTGGCGGTCAGATGCAATGCAGGTTCTGGCCGAGAGATGAACAAGAACGGCAGATCCTCGAGGCGGAGGGTCACGATTTGGATCGCATCTTAACTGCCGATGACCTCTGTAAGGGAAGCAATGTGTTCGTGGCTATCACGGGTATCACGGACGGCGAGTTGCTCCGAGGGGTTCGCTATACTGGAGGTTACGCGCGAACAACCTCCCTCATGATGCGCTCGGTCTCCGGAGGGATACGATGGATGGAGGCAAGGCACGATCTGAAACGCCTCAAAGAGATCGCCGGAACCCGCTACGAAGGTGTAAAGCATAAGCAGATACACCATTAG
- a CDS encoding HEAT domain protein repeat-containing protein (fragment), whose product MSDETVDSSVRVRAARALGDWGSTRLLPDLECIAQQDADEHVRRAARKALEQIRQRTAGK is encoded by the coding sequence GTGAGCGACGAGACGGTAGACAGCAGCGTGCGTGTGCGAGCTGCTAGGGCGCTAGGCGACTGGGGTAGTACCCGCCTCCTGCCCGACCTGGAGTGCATTGCCCAACAGGATGCTGATGAACATGTTCGGAGAGCGGCGCGGAAGGCGCTGGAGCAGATTCGGCAGCGAACGGCGGGCAAGTAA
- a CDS encoding protein of unknown function (Evidence 5 : No homology to any previously reported sequences), which produces MPGANEPQAHLHIRVLSQTAYEMGRYINLEQREEAGSGVGPGRRSRSTRGPSPDSDRSGRSSWPSSA; this is translated from the coding sequence ATGCCAGGGGCGAATGAGCCCCAGGCTCACCTCCACATTAGGGTTCTATCCCAGACGGCCTACGAGATGGGCCGGTACATCAATCTGGAGCAACGTGAAGAAGCGGGCTCCGGTGTTGGCCCGGGTCGGCGCTCACGTTCCACGAGAGGGCCGAGTCCAGACTCGGATCGTAGCGGTAGGTCTTCGTGGCCTTCCTCTGCTTGA
- a CDS encoding Transcriptional coactivator/pterin dehydratase produces the protein MSTAKEYPALPDEEVAERLKQELPGWYLEGRWIRRKFNTDGWPTTLMLVNTIAYLAEAAWHHPDLEVTWGKVWVKLRTHAAGGITEKDFTLARQIEQSVLWRPDESSPLDGTPNKWVRGGSKE, from the coding sequence ATGTCAACAGCCAAAGAGTATCCGGCCCTTCCGGACGAGGAAGTGGCCGAACGCCTGAAGCAAGAGCTGCCGGGGTGGTATCTGGAGGGGCGATGGATCAGGAGAAAATTCAACACCGACGGCTGGCCGACCACTCTGATGTTGGTCAACACGATTGCCTACCTGGCCGAGGCCGCTTGGCATCACCCGGACCTGGAGGTCACATGGGGCAAGGTCTGGGTGAAGCTGAGGACCCACGCCGCCGGTGGGATCACCGAAAAGGACTTTACCCTTGCCAGGCAGATCGAGCAGTCGGTGCTCTGGCGACCGGACGAGAGCTCTCCTCTTGACGGCACACCAAACAAATGGGTTCGCGGCGGCAGCAAAGAGTAA
- a CDS encoding protein of unknown function (Evidence 5 : No homology to any previously reported sequences) — MSQRDADQSGVSNSAQPAEVSSSQGWGSLTVVPRTRNAARRFPTVETATVEWDECRPSGEGPPTEGGAFSHSMQAAGGAFEPLLPCSNLDCQDGGFEILEALEWMISNRRTEKTGLLVCIGWERTKGRQTEPSPCTRAISYQIKLIYRKIDRARTQPKRTHKDKDVVRIHEA, encoded by the coding sequence GTGTCGCAGAGGGATGCCGATCAATCAGGAGTTTCTAACAGTGCCCAGCCGGCAGAAGTCTCGTCGAGTCAGGGCTGGGGCTCGCTGACGGTCGTGCCCAGAACCCGCAATGCTGCCAGGCGCTTTCCGACCGTGGAAACCGCGACCGTCGAGTGGGACGAGTGCCGCCCCTCCGGAGAAGGACCTCCGACAGAAGGCGGCGCCTTCTCACATTCAATGCAAGCGGCAGGCGGAGCATTCGAGCCCTTGCTTCCCTGTTCAAACCTCGACTGTCAAGACGGCGGGTTCGAGATCCTGGAAGCACTGGAATGGATGATCAGCAACCGGCGCACGGAGAAGACCGGGCTACTGGTCTGTATCGGGTGGGAACGTACAAAGGGCAGGCAGACAGAACCATCGCCATGTACGCGGGCGATCAGCTATCAAATCAAACTGATCTATCGGAAGATCGACCGTGCCAGGACCCAACCAAAAAGAACGCACAAGGATAAAGATGTGGTGAGGATACATGAGGCATAA
- the cbbT gene encoding Transketolase (TK) (Evidence 2b : Function of strongly homologous gene; Product type e : enzyme), with the protein MKNVQETLDQLCINTIRTLAMDGVQKANSGHPGLPMGAAAMAYTLWTRALSHNPTDPSWPNRDRFILSPGHGCMLLYCLLHLTGYDLSLDELKQFRQWGSRTPGHSEHGMTPGVETTTGPLGQGFGNGVGMAIAERFLAHHFNRSGYPIVDHYTYAIVSDGDLMEGITSEAASLAGHLGLGKLIYLYDDNRITIDGSTDMAFTENVGQRFEAYGWHVQRVDGNDVKGIEAAISAAQAESDRPSLIMARTHIAYGSPNKQDTSEAHGSPLGDEEIRLTKEALGWPLEPTFYIPDEALAHFREALQRGRTREAEWQTKFDAYAAAYPELANEWNRVMSGQLPEGWAEKIPIFTPAGGGLATREASGKVLNAIASSLPTLIGGSADLTPSNNTYLKGGGDFQRSSPGGRNFHFGVREHAMGSILNGMALHQGVIPYGGTFLVFSDYVRPAIRVAALSHIHVIYVFTHDSIGLGEDGPTHQPIEHLSSLRAIPNLTVIRPADATETAVAWRAALEHRSGPVVLALTRQKLPTLDRTKFPPAELLLKGAYILADADQGHPRVILIATGSEVSLALEAWGRLVDQGIPARVVSMPSWELFDRQPEAYRDEVLPPAVTARLAIETGSPHGWHRYVGLRGGVIGMTRFGASAPYQVLLQQFGFTTEHVVSRAMELLA; encoded by the coding sequence GTGAAAAACGTTCAGGAAACGCTCGACCAGTTGTGCATCAATACCATTAGAACGCTGGCTATGGACGGGGTTCAGAAGGCGAACTCCGGGCATCCTGGGCTGCCGATGGGGGCCGCCGCCATGGCCTACACTCTTTGGACGCGCGCGCTCAGCCATAATCCGACCGATCCGTCATGGCCGAATCGCGATCGATTTATTCTGTCGCCTGGTCATGGTTGCATGCTGCTGTATTGTCTCCTTCATCTGACCGGCTACGACCTCTCCCTTGATGAATTGAAGCAGTTCCGCCAGTGGGGTAGCCGAACCCCAGGGCATTCGGAACATGGTATGACACCTGGCGTGGAGACGACGACCGGTCCACTTGGCCAGGGTTTCGGCAACGGCGTCGGGATGGCGATCGCCGAGCGATTTCTAGCACATCACTTCAACCGATCGGGTTACCCGATTGTTGACCACTACACCTATGCCATCGTGAGCGACGGCGACCTTATGGAAGGAATCACCTCTGAGGCGGCCTCGCTTGCCGGTCATCTTGGCTTGGGCAAGCTTATCTACCTGTACGACGACAACCGGATTACCATTGACGGCAGCACCGACATGGCCTTTACTGAAAATGTCGGACAACGCTTTGAGGCCTACGGGTGGCATGTCCAGCGCGTAGACGGCAACGACGTGAAGGGGATCGAGGCTGCGATCAGTGCGGCTCAGGCCGAATCTGATCGCCCATCGCTCATCATGGCCAGGACTCATATCGCCTATGGCAGCCCGAATAAGCAGGATACGTCGGAGGCCCACGGGTCGCCTCTGGGAGATGAGGAGATACGACTGACCAAGGAGGCGTTGGGCTGGCCGCTTGAGCCCACGTTCTATATCCCTGATGAGGCGCTGGCTCACTTTCGAGAGGCCCTGCAGCGAGGTCGTACCCGGGAAGCAGAGTGGCAAACCAAATTCGATGCCTACGCTGCCGCGTATCCCGAACTCGCAAACGAATGGAACAGGGTGATGAGTGGGCAGCTCCCCGAGGGTTGGGCCGAGAAGATCCCGATCTTCACCCCTGCCGGCGGAGGCCTCGCGACCCGTGAGGCCTCCGGCAAGGTGCTCAATGCGATTGCCTCATCCCTGCCGACCCTCATCGGCGGCTCAGCCGACTTGACCCCGTCGAACAATACCTACCTGAAGGGAGGCGGCGACTTTCAGAGGTCAAGCCCCGGGGGCCGGAACTTTCACTTTGGCGTTCGAGAGCACGCGATGGGTTCGATTCTCAACGGTATGGCACTGCACCAGGGGGTGATCCCGTATGGGGGTACCTTCCTCGTCTTTTCCGACTACGTGCGCCCCGCGATCCGGGTGGCGGCGCTGTCGCATATCCATGTGATCTATGTCTTTACCCATGACAGTATCGGTTTGGGCGAAGATGGCCCTACCCACCAGCCGATTGAGCATTTGTCGTCGCTCCGGGCCATACCCAACCTTACGGTCATCCGCCCTGCCGACGCAACAGAAACAGCGGTCGCCTGGCGCGCCGCCCTGGAACACCGTAGCGGACCGGTGGTGCTGGCGCTGACCAGGCAGAAGCTCCCGACTCTCGACCGGACGAAATTCCCGCCTGCCGAACTGCTTTTGAAGGGAGCCTATATCCTGGCCGATGCCGATCAGGGTCATCCGCGCGTCATTCTTATCGCGACCGGGTCGGAGGTGTCCCTGGCCCTGGAGGCGTGGGGACGACTGGTCGACCAAGGCATCCCGGCTCGCGTTGTCAGCATGCCGAGCTGGGAACTATTTGATCGGCAGCCGGAGGCGTATCGGGACGAGGTGCTTCCCCCGGCGGTAACCGCCCGTCTGGCCATTGAGACGGGCTCTCCTCACGGTTGGCACCGTTACGTCGGTCTGCGCGGAGGGGTGATCGGCATGACACGCTTTGGAGCCTCAGCCCCGTATCAGGTCCTCTTGCAGCAATTCGGCTTTACGACCGAGCATGTCGTATCCAGAGCCATGGAACTCCTGGCATAA
- the glyS gene encoding glycine tRNA synthetase, beta subunit (Evidence 2b : Function of strongly homologous gene; Product type e : enzyme) — translation MTQDLLFEIGIEEIPSGYLTPALKDLATQARRLFEEHRIAFTGVRTFGTPRRLTLHVERLDQNQGDLVREVVGPSRAAAFDQEGRPTKAALGFARGQGVPVEQLRVKTLDRGEYVVAAIVEQGARLDEILPVVLPRLITSLSFPKSMRWGQGAFRFVRPIRWLVALYSGRVIPFEIDGVISGNKTCGHRFLSRGQIRVRNFQDYIEKLEERYVIVNQHRRRELVTRLAKEAAAKVGGKPVFDDELVEMVASLVEYPTAVCGGFEQEYLSLPREVIMTPMRKHQRYFPVTDDAGKLLPYFVTISNMKAKDMGLIRAGNERVLRARLKDAAFFFTEDRRLELHERVPQLRGITFQERLGTMLEKVGRLTELTAYLAEQVAPHLAHDACQAAQLCKADLVTTMVKEFPSLQGVMGREYAQLSGEPAVVAQAIEEHYLPRFSGDRLPESLVGALVGIADRLDTICGCFGIGLIPTGSEDPYALRRHAQGIIQILLNAGIDLPLSQPIYKSLDLLSDRVTLPRERVAQEVMEFLAARLQAILMERGVPGDLVEAALSVDAERVSDAGKRAEALATFRREADFTELAAAFKRVIRILPKDFSKPVDPRRFVSSAERALHGEAATLRAETEPLMQSGDYVRALQLIAAIRPIVDMFFEEVLVMVEDRDLQDNRLAILKEVADLFCGIANFSKIMAS, via the coding sequence ATGACCCAAGACCTGTTGTTTGAGATCGGTATCGAGGAGATCCCTTCCGGTTACCTGACGCCGGCGTTGAAGGATCTGGCGACACAGGCGCGTCGCCTGTTCGAAGAGCACCGCATCGCCTTTACCGGCGTGCGCACATTCGGTACGCCTCGGCGCCTCACCCTGCATGTGGAGCGGCTGGACCAGAATCAAGGCGATCTGGTTCGCGAGGTGGTTGGGCCATCCAGAGCGGCCGCGTTCGATCAGGAAGGCCGTCCGACCAAGGCTGCGCTTGGCTTCGCAAGGGGACAGGGCGTCCCGGTGGAGCAGCTCCGCGTGAAGACACTTGATCGGGGAGAGTATGTTGTGGCTGCCATCGTCGAGCAGGGCGCGCGTCTGGACGAGATCCTGCCGGTTGTCCTGCCCCGTCTGATCACCTCGCTCTCCTTCCCGAAGTCGATGCGATGGGGACAAGGTGCGTTTCGGTTTGTCCGTCCGATCCGGTGGCTCGTTGCCCTGTACAGTGGCCGGGTGATTCCCTTTGAAATTGACGGGGTCATAAGCGGGAATAAGACGTGCGGCCATCGATTCCTGAGCCGAGGCCAGATCCGTGTTAGAAACTTCCAGGATTATATCGAAAAGCTGGAGGAGCGGTATGTCATCGTCAACCAGCACCGTCGCCGCGAGCTGGTGACACGGTTGGCCAAGGAGGCCGCAGCCAAAGTCGGCGGGAAGCCCGTGTTTGACGATGAGTTGGTGGAGATGGTGGCCAGTCTGGTGGAATACCCTACCGCGGTGTGCGGTGGCTTCGAACAGGAGTATCTCAGCTTACCGCGTGAGGTGATCATGACGCCCATGCGGAAGCACCAGCGCTACTTCCCGGTGACGGACGATGCCGGCAAGCTCCTCCCCTATTTCGTGACAATCTCCAACATGAAGGCAAAGGATATGGGCCTGATTCGTGCCGGCAACGAACGGGTCCTCAGGGCACGATTGAAGGATGCAGCCTTCTTTTTTACGGAGGATCGCAGACTCGAGCTTCACGAGCGAGTTCCTCAACTGAGAGGGATTACCTTTCAGGAGCGACTTGGCACCATGCTCGAAAAGGTCGGTCGGCTGACGGAACTGACCGCCTACCTGGCCGAGCAGGTTGCCCCGCACCTTGCGCATGATGCCTGTCAGGCGGCTCAGTTGTGCAAGGCCGACCTCGTGACCACGATGGTCAAGGAGTTCCCGAGCCTGCAAGGGGTCATGGGCCGTGAATATGCGCAGCTCTCCGGGGAACCTGCCGTTGTGGCCCAGGCGATTGAGGAACACTATCTCCCTCGTTTTTCCGGCGACAGGCTCCCGGAATCACTGGTTGGCGCCCTTGTGGGTATCGCCGATCGGCTCGACACCATCTGCGGCTGCTTCGGCATCGGACTCATCCCGACCGGATCGGAAGATCCGTACGCCCTCCGGCGACACGCGCAAGGGATCATACAGATCCTTCTCAATGCAGGTATCGATCTGCCACTCTCACAGCCGATATACAAGAGCTTGGATCTCCTCAGTGATCGCGTGACGCTCCCGCGTGAGCGTGTCGCACAAGAGGTTATGGAGTTTCTGGCGGCCAGACTCCAGGCGATCCTGATGGAACGGGGTGTACCCGGCGATCTCGTCGAGGCTGCCCTCTCCGTCGATGCAGAACGGGTCTCAGATGCCGGTAAACGCGCCGAGGCCCTGGCCACCTTCAGACGAGAGGCCGATTTTACAGAATTGGCGGCCGCCTTCAAGCGGGTTATCAGGATCCTGCCCAAGGACTTCTCGAAGCCGGTCGATCCACGGCGATTCGTCAGCAGCGCCGAGCGGGCGCTTCATGGCGAAGCAGCCACATTGCGGGCCGAAACGGAACCCCTTATGCAATCGGGCGACTATGTGCGCGCTCTGCAGCTCATCGCCGCGATCCGCCCTATTGTGGATATGTTCTTCGAAGAGGTTCTGGTGATGGTGGAGGATCGGGACCTGCAGGACAACCGTTTGGCCATTCTGAAGGAGGTTGCAGACCTGTTTTGCGGGATTGCGAATTTCAGCAAGATTATGGCTTCGTAA
- a CDS encoding conserved protein of unknown function (Evidence 4 : Homologs of previously reported genes of unknown function), which produces MSRYVEFDLPDGSTVVIESDGPDGSVVKAGLGEVAERARESFEQAAENARNAALVIVDKIRSLYESPDEIEITFGLKASGELNTLVVAKTGIEASYTVRLTWRQESPEIAQPSL; this is translated from the coding sequence ATGAGCCGCTATGTCGAGTTCGATTTGCCCGATGGGAGCACGGTCGTGATCGAGAGTGACGGGCCTGACGGTAGTGTCGTCAAGGCCGGTTTGGGCGAGGTGGCCGAACGTGCACGTGAGAGCTTTGAGCAGGCGGCCGAGAATGCGCGCAACGCCGCACTTGTCATCGTAGACAAGATACGTAGTTTGTACGAATCCCCTGATGAGATAGAGATCACCTTCGGGTTGAAGGCGTCGGGCGAATTGAACACACTGGTGGTCGCAAAAACAGGCATTGAGGCGAGTTACACAGTGAGGTTGACCTGGAGGCAGGAGAGTCCCGAGATAGCGCAGCCTTCGCTTTGA
- a CDS encoding putative Orotate phosphoribosyltransferase (OPRT) (OPRTase) (Evidence 3 : Function proposed based on presence of conserved amino acid motif, structural feature or limited homology), with translation MNAEILERINRGIILRTGAYLTNDHFVLPSGRHTQEYVEKALATTEPAFTEGLGDVIAKHFAEEPIDLILTTGYGASLLGHCVARAHPLRPRFIYANKQRNDSGVSQVTLPREFRQYFVGNPRVLIVEDIMTTGETVKGLIKLVKSLGGTVSGIGTLWRRMRKVNFKFPFFTLVDREFPTYTPKDCPMCRRGMPINQEFLTVPSRQKSRRVRAGAR, from the coding sequence ATGAACGCAGAGATCTTGGAGCGGATCAACCGGGGTATCATCCTCAGGACCGGGGCGTATCTGACAAACGATCACTTCGTCCTGCCCTCCGGTCGCCACACCCAGGAGTATGTGGAGAAGGCGTTGGCCACCACCGAGCCGGCCTTTACGGAAGGGCTGGGAGACGTGATTGCAAAACATTTCGCGGAAGAGCCGATCGATCTGATCCTGACTACCGGCTACGGTGCCTCGCTGCTGGGCCATTGTGTGGCGCGCGCCCATCCGTTGCGACCTCGCTTCATCTATGCCAACAAGCAACGCAACGACTCCGGCGTCAGTCAGGTCACGCTTCCGAGGGAATTCCGACAGTATTTTGTCGGCAACCCCAGGGTGCTGATCGTCGAAGACATTATGACCACCGGTGAGACGGTCAAGGGGCTCATTAAGCTCGTCAAATCATTGGGCGGAACGGTGAGCGGGATCGGGACGCTCTGGCGACGAATGCGAAAAGTGAATTTCAAATTCCCCTTTTTTACGCTGGTCGATCGGGAATTCCCCACATACACCCCGAAGGACTGCCCGATGTGTCGCAGAGGGATGCCGATCAATCAGGAGTTTCTAACAGTGCCCAGCCGGCAGAAGTCTCGTCGAGTCAGGGCTGGGGCTCGCTGA
- a CDS encoding exported protein of unknown function (Evidence 5 : No homology to any previously reported sequences), producing MSSPTFTLLVACPLLPAVSVTMRNLGRRSPSVVFAKLSSPGGVRIRLGVPQALTFMYISNIMDT from the coding sequence GTGTCTTCTCCGACCTTCACCCTTTTGGTGGCATGTCCGCTCCTTCCTGCTGTTTCAGTCACTATGCGTAACCTAGGCAGGCGGTCTCCCAGTGTTGTGTTTGCCAAGCTTTCTTCTCCAGGAGGTGTCCGAATTCGACTTGGGGTCCCCCAGGCGTTGACATTTATGTATATCTCCAATATTATGGACACATAG